DNA from Paraburkholderia sp. BL10I2N1:
CGTCGCCCGGTTGGGTCGCACCGATGCCGATCGCACTCGTCGCGTTGTCGCCGCCGCCGGCGGCAACGATCACGCTCTCTTGCAGACCGAATTCCCGCGCGATGTCGGGACGCAGAGTGCCGGACGGCGCGCTGCCTTCAGCAAGCCGCGGCATCTGCGCGCGACGCATGTCGCAGGCGGCGAGCAGCGCATCCGACCAGTCGCGCTTCGCCACGTCGAGCCAGAGCGTGCCGGCGGCGTCGGATGGATCCGAGACCTTGTCGCCCGTCAGCATCAGGCGTAGATAGTCTTTCGGCAGCAGCACGCAGGCGGTCTGACGGAACAGCTCCGGCTCGTGCCGTTGCACCCACAACAGTTTCGGCGCCGTGAAACCCGGCATCGCCAGATTGCCGGCGATGCGGTGCAGGTCGGGCGCGCGCGCGGTCAACTCGTCGCATTCGTCGACGCTGCGCATGTCGTTCCATAGAATGGCGGGCCGCAGCACGCGGTCTTCGGCATCGAGCAGCACCGCGCCGTGCATCTGCCCCGAGAGGCCGATGCCACGAACCTGTGCGAATTCATCGGGATGGCTGTCGCGCAGCGCGAAGAGCGCAGCGCGTGTGCCGTTCCACCAGTCGGACGGGTTCTGCTCGGCCCAGCGCTGGTGCGGACGCGAAACGGTAAAAGGCGAGCCTGTCGTGCCGATCACGCGTCCACTGGACGCGAGCAGCAGGACTTTTACTTCGGACGTGCCGAGGTCGATGCCGAGATACATGGGCGCGGAACCTTCGTCATTGGGATGCGCTACTTTAGCCGCACGCGGCGTGCATGACCATGGGCGTTAGACCTGACCGGCCTTCATGGACTTCATCAACCACGGGAAACAGCCTGTTCAACCGCGTAAGGCGCGTCAACCACGTTTGGCGATCCACGCATCGACGCGCGTCAGCGCACCACGCAGCGCGTTTTCCAGCCCGGGCGTCTGCGCCATGCTGCCCCACAGCAGGCGGTCGGCGCAGAACGCCGCCAACGGATCGGGCGCCGTGAAGAAGCCGCGCGCGACGCGTTCGTCCATCACGCCGTCCTGATACTCATAAGGCAGCTTGCCGGCCTGCCAGCGGTCGAGGAAACGGAAAAAACAGCGCAGGCAGGATCGCCGTAGCCGCGGGTTCCACGCCGCGAGCGAAGCATTCCGATAACGTCGGCGCGATAAAGCCGGGAAGCTTCGAGAAACCATCGGCGGCAACGCGCTGGTTCGTGTCCTGGATATACGGATTGCTGAAGCGGTCTAGCACCACGTCGCGATAGCGTGCGAGGTCGAGCGGGCTCGGCGTGAGACACGGAATCACATCCTGCGTCACGTAGTCATAGGCGAACTTCTGGATGTCGGGGTCGATCGTGCCTTCGTGGATGTAGCGCAGGCCTACGAGCGTGCCCGCCCACGCGATGCAGCTATGCGTCGCGTTCAGGATACGGATCTTGGCCTCTTCGTACGGCATGACGGATTCGACCAGTTCCGCGCCGACCTTCTCCCACGCGGGACGCCCTGCGCAGAAGTGATCTTCGATTACCCACTGGATGAACGCTTCACCCATCACCGGACACGCATCGTCAAAACCCGCCGCGGTCCGCACGCGCTCGCGCACGTCTTCGGTGGGACGCGGCGTGATGCGATCGACCATGGAGTTCGGGGAGGCGGTATGGGCGTCGAACCACGCTCGTAGCGCCGTGTCGCCGCGTCGCTCGAGGAACTCGCTCATGCCCGCATGGAAGCGCTCGCCGTTGCTGCGCAGGTTGTCGCAGGTCTGCAGCGTCACGGGGCCGGCGTTGAGCTTCATGCGCGTTTCGAGAATTGCGGCGAGCGCGCCGTAGATCGTCTTGCGCGCGCCTTGCAAATCAGCTGCGAGATCGGCATTGGCGGTGTCCAGATGATTGTGCTCGTCGAGGTAGTAGCCGCCTTCTGTCACCGTGAAGGCGATGATCCTGCACGCCGGGTCTGAACCTGCCTCGATGAGTCCAGCCAGATCCGCCTGCCAGGGCAGCACACGTTCGATCGAGCGGATCGTCTCGTAATCGCGCTCGCCTTGCGGCGTGACGGTTTCGAGTGTGTAGACGCCGTCCTGCGCTGCCAGCGCCTCGAGCACGGCGTTCATGTCGCTGCGGATATTGCCGACCGTCAACGACCAGTGCGGCTCGCTGGCGTCACGCGCCTCGTTCAGCCGGTGCAGATACCACGCCTGATGCGCGCGATGAAACGATCCCGCGCCGATGTGCAGGATCACCAGGGCGTTCGCGTCGCTGCCTTGCACGCTGTTCATGTGCGTCTCCTGAAAACTTTCGCGCACGGTCTGTCGCGTGCGTTTTTAGAGGTGGAGCATTTGCTCTGTGCGTGAACGAATGATCGTATCCAGCGAATCGAAAGTCAAGGCAATGCGCGGCGCTTTCTGTGGCGCAGCGCGGCGCGAAAGCGCCTGCTGGCCGGGATGGACAGACGAATGAGATGCACGCGAGGCGGCCGGCGGGCGTGAAGTCGCGCTGCTGCGCCGCATCAAAATTGACCTGTTGCGGGTCGGTGCTAACCAGGACGCACGAGGAGTGTCGCTGAGGGCGGCTACGGTTCCGATATATACGTCGACACGACCGGTGTGCCTGCGGGCGTGAAGCAGGGAATGGACCTGAGCCGCAAGCTTGAGCGCTGCGTCGGGTTCCAGGTGTTCGGTAGCGACACGACGGTCGACTGGTCTATCATCGGCGGCAGAATGGAACTGGACGTACGTAGCGCGTAAGCAGGCAAGCAGACGCCCAACAGACACGCGGGCAGACCGCATAGAAGAAACGGCATATAAACGGAGACGCTATGGAATACGTGATCGGCATCGACATCGGTACGCAGAGCACCAAGGCGTTGCTGGTCGACCGGCGCGGTGGTGTCATTGCGCAGCACGCAAGCAGCTATCACCCCGATACACCAAAGCCGCTGTGGGCCGAGCAGTGGCCTTCGGTCTGGTTCAACGCGGTGGTCGAATGCATCGCGCGATGCGTCGTGCAGGCGAAAGAGCAGGGGATCGCGGCGAGTTCGATCAAGGCGGTATGCGTGAGCAGCCTGTACGGCGGTTCGGGCATTCCAGTCGATAGCGACATGCGGCCACTGTATCCGTGCCTGATCTGGATGGATCGACGCGCCACCGCGGAAGTGGACTGGGTTCGCGGGAATCTGGACCTGGAGCGTCTCTTTGCGATCACCGGCAACAGCGTCGACAGCTACTACGGCTACACGAAGATGCTCTGGCTGCGCCAGCACGAACCGGACGTGTGGGCGAACACGCGCTACTTCCTGCCGCCGAACGCGTACGTGATCTATCTGCTGACAGGCGAAGTCGCGGTCGATCACAGTTCGGCGGGCAATATCGGCGGCGTGTATGACATCGCGCGGCGCGACTGGTCCGCTGAAGCGCTCGACATGCTGGGCATTCCCGCAACGATGATGCCTGAACGGCTCGTCGATTCATCGGAGGTGGTAGGCGGATTGCTATCGCAATGGTGCGGGCAGTTGGGGCTCGACGCGGGCACGCCGATCGTAGCGGGCGGGGTCGATGCGGCAGTTGCGACGTTTGCAGCAGGCGTGACGCGTGCCGGGCAGCATGTCGCGATGATCGGCACCAGCATGTGCTGGGGTTACGTCAACCAGAGCGTCGACGCGCGCCATGGGCTCATCAGCATGCCGCACGTCTTCAACGGGCAGCGCGACCTCTATGTGTTTGGCGGCGCGATCACGGCTGGCGCATCGGTGACCTGGTATCGCGAGCAGTTTTGTCACGAGGAAGTCGAAGCCGCGCGCGCAACGCCGCACGGCGATCCGCACAGGCTGCTTGAAGACGCCGCGGCGCGGATTCCGGCGGGTTCGGACGGTGTGATGTTCCTGCCCTACCTGATGGGCGAACGCAGCCCGGTCTGGGACGCAAAGGCGAGCGGCGCGTTTATCGGCCTGAGTCTCTTTCATACGCGCGCGCACCTGTACCGTGCGGTGCTCGAAGGCGTCTCGTTCGCGCTCCAGCACAACATCGAAGCGGGACGCAAAGGCGCGCAGTCGCTCGATGACAAACTGATCGTCGTCGGTGGGGCGGCGCATTCGGATCTCTGGATGCAGATCATCGCCGATGTGACTGGCTATCCGGTGTACACGATCAAGGAAGAGGTAGAGGCAGCGATGGGTGCGGCGCTGCTCGCCGCACTTGGAGTGAAGCTCGTGTCGCGTGAAGACGCGCAGGGCGGGTGGGTGACGCTCGTCGAACGCGCGCAGCCCGATCCCGTTCGGAAGAGGCTGTATGCCGAACGTTTTGGCATCTACGCTGATCTGTATCCGGCGTTGAAGCCGCTCATGCATCGCCTGCAAACCGCATGAACGCAATCAGTTGGAACGTCACCCGTTCGTGTGCCGTGTCTAGAGAAGCGTACGCACGTGCCACAACTCAGGAAACAGCACCACGTCCAGCATTTTCCGCAGATACGGCGCGCCGCTCGTGCCGCCGGTGCCCTGCTTGAATCCGATGATCCGCTCGACGGTCGTCACGTGCCGGAACCGCCATTGGCGAAACGCGTCCTCGAGATCGACGAGCTCTTCGGCCATCTCGTACAGCTCCCAATGCTGCGAGGGATTGCGATAGACCTCCAGCCAGGCCGCTTCGACCGATGCATCGTGCTGCGTCGGCTCGGTCCAGTCCCGGTTCAGCCGTTCCGGCGCAATTGCAAAGCCGCGCCGCGCGAGCAGGCGGATGACCTCGTCGTAGAACGACGGCGCTTCGAGCGTCGCGCGCACTTCCGCAAGTACATCGGGCCGGTGCGCATGGGGCTTCAGCATCTGTTCGTTCTTGTTGCCGAGCAGGAACTCCAGTTGCCGGTACTGGTACGACTGGAAGCCCGATGAAGCGCCCAGGTAGGGCCGCATCGCGGTGTATTCGGACGGGGTCATGGTCGCGAGCACGCTCCACGCCTGCACCAGCTGTTCGAGAATGCGCGACAGGCGCGCCAGCATCTTGAACGCGGGCGGCAGGTCGTCGCGACAGACAGCGGCCAGCGCGGCGCGCAGTTCGTACAGCCCGAGTTTCATCCATAGTTCGCTGGTTTGATGCTGGATGATGAAGAGCATCTCATTGTGATCGGGCGAGAGCGGATGCTGCGCCGAGAGGATCGACCCGAGCGACAGATAGTCGCCATAGCTCATCGACTCCGAGAAGTCGAGCTGCGCGTCGTGCCAGCCTTCTCCACCTCCGGGAACATGCGGCGCGTGCGCGCCGCCGGCGGCCGCCGCTGAATGCGTACCCACAGCGGCGCCGTGGCCGAATGGGCACCCGCGTGCCGGTTGGTCATCAGGTCGTTGCATATGATCGGTCATCGCGGGCTCCTTACGTCACTGCGCCGCGTGCGGCGAATTCGGGTGCATGCCACGTCTCGTGGGCGAGGACGTCGCGCAGCGTTTCGACGGCGTCCCACACATCGACGAAGCGCGTATAGAGCGGCGTGAGGCCAAAACGCAGCACATGTGGCTCGCGATAGTCGCCGATCACGCCGCGCGCGATCAGCGCCTGCATCACTTCATAACCGTGCGGATGCTCGAAGCTCGCATGCGAGCCGCGCTCGCTGTGCTTGCGCGGTGTCACGAGCGTCAGCGGGAATTCGCTGCAGCGCGACTCGACCAGTTCGATGAACAGATCGGTGAGCGCAAGCGACTTCCGGCGGACCGCCTGCATGTCGGTCTGCAGAAATACATCGAGCCCGGATTCCACGAGCGCCATCGACACCATCGGCTGCGTGCCGCACAGATAGCGGCCGACGCCTTCATCCGGCTGGTACGTCGGGTTCATCTCGAACGGCGCGCGATGGCCCCACCAGCCCGACAGCGGCTGCGAAAATTCATTCTGGTGGCGATGAGGCACCCACACGAAGGCAGGCGAGCCCGGGCCGCCGTTCAGATACTTGTACGTGCAGCCAACCGCATAGTCGGCCCCGGCGCCGTTCAGATCGACCGGCACCGCGCCCGCCGAATGCGCAAGGTCCCACAGCGCAAGCGCGCCTGCCTCATGGATCAGCTTCGTGAGCGCCGTCATGTCGTGCATGTAGCCGGTGCGGTAGTTCACGTGCGTGATCATTGCAATGGCCGTATCAGCACCGAGCGCGGCCGGCAGTTCCGAGGGGTCATCGATGAGGCGCAATTCGTAGCCGCGATCGAGCTGTTCGATGAGGCCCTGCGCGATGTACAGATCGCTCGGGAAATTCGAGCGCTCCGACACGATCACGCGCCGCTTCGGATCGCGCTGGTTCTGCAGCTTCAACGCGGCTGACAGCAGCTTGAAGAGGTTGATCGAGATCGTGTCGGTGATGACCACTTCGTTGTGCGCCGCGCCGATCAGTGGCGCGAGCTTGTTGCCGAGGCGGCGCGGCAGCGCGAACCAGCCGGCGCTATTCCAGCTGCGGATCAGTCCTTCGCCCCATTCGGCGGCGATGACGGTCTGCGCGCGTTGCGCGGCAGCCGCCGGCGGCACGCCGAGCGAATTGCCGTCGAGATAGATGGTCGACGGTGAGAGGGCAAACTGTCCGCGCAGCGGAGCAAGCGGGTCGGCGCGGTCGAGCGCTACAGCATCTTCACGGGTATTCATGGTGGTCCAGTCGAAAGAAATCAGGTACAGGCGTAGTTGGGCAGGTGATGCCTGGGTCGGCCAGGTTCAGGATCAGATTCAGGCTCAGGTGGGCAAGGCACGCAGCACGGCACGCACCGGGCTCGCGTCGAGCGTGGTGAACCTGAGGGGCAGCGCGATCAGTTCGTAGTCGCCGGCGGCGACTTCGTCCAGCACGATGCCTTCGAGTATCGCCATGCGATGGGCGCGGATCCGCTGGTGGGCGGCCATCGTCTTCGATTCCTGCGGATCGAGCGACGGCGTATCGATGCCGATCAGCCGGACGCCATGCGCCGCGAGCAGATCGATCGTTTCCGGCGCGACCGCGCAGAACGCGCTGTCCCACACGGCGGTGGGCGCGCGTTCGTAGGTGCGCAGCAGCACGCGTGGCGGGAGGGTGCTGTCGAGCGCCGCGGCGACGTGTCTGGGTGTCACCAGGGGCGACGCGCCGACGCAGTGGATCACCCGGCAGCGTCCAAGGTACGCATCGAGCGGTACCTTGCCGATAGCGGCGCCGTCGGCATCGTAGTGAAGCGGCGCGTCGGTATGGGCGCCGGTGTGGGGCGATAGTGTGATTCGCGCAACATTCACCGGCGAGCCGGCTTCCATGCGCCAGACGCGCTCGATGCCGACCGGCGTATCGCCCGGCCAGACAGGCGTGGCGGTGTCGACCGGCGGGGTGATGTCCCAAAGTCCTGTCATCTCGGAGTGGTGTTGTGTGTCCATTCTTCAAATGATAGGCGGGGTGCCGCGAAATGTGATTGCGAAAAAATCACCTTCTTTGGCCTCTCCTGGAACATAATTTGAGGCAAATGGGAAAGGGAGACCGAAAATGAACGCGATCTCGCTCGACGCCACCGATTGCCGTATCCTGGCGGTGCTCCAGCATGAGGGACGGATCAGCAATCTCGATCTGGCGGAACGGATTTCGCTCTCGCCTTCGGCTTGTCTGCGAAGGCTGCGGTTGCTGGAGGAGCAAGGCGTCATCGAACGCTACCGCGCGTGCCTGAACCGTGAAGTACTGGGTTTCGAACTGGAGGCGTTCGTGCAGGTCTCCATGCGCAACGACCAGGAAAACTGGCACGAGCGCTTCGCGTCGGCGGTGCGAGACTGGCCGGAGGTGGTCGGCGCGTTCGTCGTGACGGGCGAAAGCCACTACGTGCTGCGCGTGCTGGCGCACAATCTCAAGCACTATTCGGATTTCGTGCTGAGCCGGCTTTACAAGGCGCCCGGTGTGATGGACATCCGCTCGAACATCGTCCTGCAGACGCTCAAGGAAGATTCAGGCGTGCCGGTGGAACTGGTAGCCGGGGCGGCCGCGAAGTAGGGGTGAAGCAGGACTGGACGCAGGGATGAAAGCCGCTCAGAGCGGCTTTAACCCGTGGAACTGACCGTTCTGGAACACCAGCGGCGCGATCTCGCGAGCCTGCTCGTGGACGCCGCAACGCTCGACCTCGCCCACGAAAATCACGTGATCGCCTTCTTCGTAGCGGCTGCGATTGTGGCACTCGAACCAGGCAAGCGCCCCGTCCAGCACCGGCATGCCCGAATCGCCGGCCGCATGCGACACGCCTTCGAAGCGGTTGCCCTTCACTGTCGCGAAGCGTTTGCAAAGGTCGAGCTGCGACGTCGCGAGCACGTTCACCACATAGTGACTGTTTGCCTGGAACACGGGCATCGACGCCGAGCGCGTCGCGAGACTCCACAGCACGAGCGGCGGCGCAAGCGACACCGAATTGAACGAACTGGCGGTGATGCCGATCAGCTGGCCGGACGCCGCGCGCGTCGTGATCACGGTGACGCCGGTGGCAAACTGGCTGAGTGCGAGCTTGAACGCCACCTGGTCGAAATTGGGTGGGCTGGCACGCTTTGTCATTGAGCGGAGGCTCCGGATGCCGGCCGGGCGGTGGGGCATCGCGGCTTGGCGGGAAGAATTGAATCGAAGGTCATGTAGAAAATCGGCGAATTGCCCCAATTCTAACGGAACCGCGGGCGGGCCAGCCGCGAACCCCTGCCGGCGCACGCAAAAGCCGCTAAGCTGAACACGATTCACCGGGTCCGATCGGGTCTAATTGAAAAGCGCGCGGCGCAGCAAACAAGCAAGGAGCGATCAATGAGTCAGGCAAGTGAAACCGCCACCCTGGGCGGCGGGTGTTTCTGGTGTCTTGAAGCCGTGTTTCTGGGCGTCGACGGTGTGAACGCCGTCGAGTCGGGCTATGCGGGCGGCCAGGCCGATCACCCGACTTACGAGCAGGTCTGCGATGGTGAAACCGGTCACGCGGAAGTCGTCAAGGTGGACTTCGATCCGTCGCGGATCAGCTACCGCGAAGTCCTGGATATTTTCTTTGCGATCCACGATCCGACCCAGGTGAACCGCCAGGGCAACGACGTCGGCACGCAGTACCGGTCGGCGATCTTCACGCATTCGGACGCGCAGCGCGAGACGGCGCAGCAGGCCATCCGCGAGGTCGCCGCGGAAGGCATCTACGACGGGCAGATCGTGACGCAGGTGCTGCCGCTCGACGGTAACTACTGGCCGGCTGAGGCGTATCACCAGAACTATTTCGCGCAGCATCCAGATCAGGGTTATTGCTCATTCGTCGTTGCGCCGAAGGTCGCGAAATTCCGTCAGAAGTTTGCGCACCGGATCAAGGCGGGCTAAGGCCGGATGGTGGATGGCGGCGCTGCGCCGCCCCAGCGGGCTGTCGACGGGTCATGGTCGACCGCTCGCTCGCCGGGGAGCGCAGCCTGCGGTCAGGCGCTTTCTTCGCGCAAACGGGTGCAGGCCTCGACGATCGCTTCGCCGAGTTTCACGCAGGTCAGCGGCGCTGAACCTTCCGCCTTGTTGTTCGCGGCGATCAGCACCGGCCAGCCCGCCAGCGCGTAGCGGGCCGCCAGTTCGGCAAGCGCGGTGCGGGTCGTCGGATCTTCGTCGACGAGACGGTTGAACGGATCGTATTTCGCCTTCGCCTGCTCATATTTGAAGCCGCCGTGCAGGCTCCAGCGCACGATCAGCGGACCGGCTGGTTCGCCATCCAGCAACGCGAGCGCGGCTGCCTGACGCAGCGGATCCGGCATCCGCGCATGAATTCCCACGCAGTAACGGACGCCCGCCGCGCGCAACGCGCGGATGAAACGCGGTGTCAGCAGGCAGGCGTCGCGGATTTCGACCGCGTAGCACGCTCCGCCCTCCGGCAGTCGCGGCAGCGCGGCGAGAAAGGCGCTCAGGCGGTCGATGAAAATCGCTGGCTCGGCCAGCATCTCGTCGGGCAGCGGCGAAAACTGGAACACCAGCGCGCCGGCCCTGGCACCCAGGCCATCGAGACAGGGGCGCACGAAGTCGTCGATCGCGATCTGTGCATTCAGAAAACACGGGTTCAGTGAGACCGGCTCGCCGCGTTCGGCCCGCACGGTTGCGTCGGTGACCGACTGCGGCGCCTTCACGATAAAGCGGAAATGATCCGGTACCTGACGGGCGTAGCGCAGGTAGTCGGCGAGCGTCAAGGGCGCGTAGAACGACCGGTCGATACTCACCGTGCGCAGCAGCGGATGCGAACCGTAGGCCGCGAGTCCATCGCGCGAAAGCTTGCTGTTGCTGTAGTCGTCACCGTAGACGATCCCGCTCCAGCCGGGAAACGACCATGACGAGGTGCCGAGATGAACCTGCGGCGGCAGGGCGTCAGCTACGGCGAGTACATCTGCAGAAGGAATGGCGGCGACGACGTCGCGCGCACGGCGCTTCGGTTTATCAGCAGGAGGAGAGGCCGGAGCCGGCGTCGCGGAGAGAGTAGGCTCTTCGTGCCAGAGCGTTGAAGAAGCAAAAGCGCTTGCTGCTTCGCGCGAAGACGGTCCGGTCGGCGAAGTCGTCGCGCGGACTGACGCCATTGGCAAATCGGATGCCGGTGCCGCCACCGGCATCCCGAACAGATCGAGCTGCGGCGCCTCGTTTTCCCCTTCGTTTGCCCGAAGCAGTTGTGCGTCTGCGCCGTGCTCGCCTTCTTCCATCGATTCC
Protein-coding regions in this window:
- the xylB gene encoding xylulokinase, whose product is MYLGIDLGTSEVKVLLLASSGRVIGTTGSPFTVSRPHQRWAEQNPSDWWNGTRAALFALRDSHPDEFAQVRGIGLSGQMHGAVLLDAEDRVLRPAILWNDMRSVDECDELTARAPDLHRIAGNLAMPGFTAPKLLWVQRHEPELFRQTACVLLPKDYLRLMLTGDKVSDPSDAAGTLWLDVAKRDWSDALLAACDMRRAQMPRLAEGSAPSGTLRPDIAREFGLQESVIVAAGGGDNATSAIGIGATQPGDGFVSLGTSGVLCVVGDRFRPNPASAVHAFCHAIPDRWHQMSVVLSAASCLRWVCKLTSTDEPTLLAEVGALAPDALATAPLFLPYLSGERTPHNDPYAQGVFFGMTHATDRALLGYAVLEGVTLALTDGLDALRAAGTEASALSLIGGGARSNYWAQLLADALDTPTRKHGGGETGAALGAARLGWLAAGGDPATVLTKPPVEAEFVPDAARHAALRARLDSYRALYRHVRPLFDPSREPLA
- a CDS encoding FGGY-family carbohydrate kinase, which translates into the protein MEYVIGIDIGTQSTKALLVDRRGGVIAQHASSYHPDTPKPLWAEQWPSVWFNAVVECIARCVVQAKEQGIAASSIKAVCVSSLYGGSGIPVDSDMRPLYPCLIWMDRRATAEVDWVRGNLDLERLFAITGNSVDSYYGYTKMLWLRQHEPDVWANTRYFLPPNAYVIYLLTGEVAVDHSSAGNIGGVYDIARRDWSAEALDMLGIPATMMPERLVDSSEVVGGLLSQWCGQLGLDAGTPIVAGGVDAAVATFAAGVTRAGQHVAMIGTSMCWGYVNQSVDARHGLISMPHVFNGQRDLYVFGGAITAGASVTWYREQFCHEEVEAARATPHGDPHRLLEDAAARIPAGSDGVMFLPYLMGERSPVWDAKASGAFIGLSLFHTRAHLYRAVLEGVSFALQHNIEAGRKGAQSLDDKLIVVGGAAHSDLWMQIIADVTGYPVYTIKEEVEAAMGAALLAALGVKLVSREDAQGGWVTLVERAQPDPVRKRLYAERFGIYADLYPALKPLMHRLQTA
- the kynA gene encoding tryptophan 2,3-dioxygenase → MTDHMQRPDDQPARGCPFGHGAAVGTHSAAAAGGAHAPHVPGGGEGWHDAQLDFSESMSYGDYLSLGSILSAQHPLSPDHNEMLFIIQHQTSELWMKLGLYELRAALAAVCRDDLPPAFKMLARLSRILEQLVQAWSVLATMTPSEYTAMRPYLGASSGFQSYQYRQLEFLLGNKNEQMLKPHAHRPDVLAEVRATLEAPSFYDEVIRLLARRGFAIAPERLNRDWTEPTQHDASVEAAWLEVYRNPSQHWELYEMAEELVDLEDAFRQWRFRHVTTVERIIGFKQGTGGTSGAPYLRKMLDVVLFPELWHVRTLL
- the kynU gene encoding kynureninase → MNTREDAVALDRADPLAPLRGQFALSPSTIYLDGNSLGVPPAAAAQRAQTVIAAEWGEGLIRSWNSAGWFALPRRLGNKLAPLIGAAHNEVVITDTISINLFKLLSAALKLQNQRDPKRRVIVSERSNFPSDLYIAQGLIEQLDRGYELRLIDDPSELPAALGADTAIAMITHVNYRTGYMHDMTALTKLIHEAGALALWDLAHSAGAVPVDLNGAGADYAVGCTYKYLNGGPGSPAFVWVPHRHQNEFSQPLSGWWGHRAPFEMNPTYQPDEGVGRYLCGTQPMVSMALVESGLDVFLQTDMQAVRRKSLALTDLFIELVESRCSEFPLTLVTPRKHSERGSHASFEHPHGYEVMQALIARGVIGDYREPHVLRFGLTPLYTRFVDVWDAVETLRDVLAHETWHAPEFAARGAVT
- the kynB gene encoding arylformamidase, with amino-acid sequence MTGLWDITPPVDTATPVWPGDTPVGIERVWRMEAGSPVNVARITLSPHTGAHTDAPLHYDADGAAIGKVPLDAYLGRCRVIHCVGASPLVTPRHVAAALDSTLPPRVLLRTYERAPTAVWDSAFCAVAPETIDLLAAHGVRLIGIDTPSLDPQESKTMAAHQRIRAHRMAILEGIVLDEVAAGDYELIALPLRFTTLDASPVRAVLRALPT
- a CDS encoding Lrp/AsnC family transcriptional regulator, which translates into the protein MNAISLDATDCRILAVLQHEGRISNLDLAERISLSPSACLRRLRLLEEQGVIERYRACLNREVLGFELEAFVQVSMRNDQENWHERFASAVRDWPEVVGAFVVTGESHYVLRVLAHNLKHYSDFVLSRLYKAPGVMDIRSNIVLQTLKEDSGVPVELVAGAAAK
- a CDS encoding flavin reductase family protein → MTKRASPPNFDQVAFKLALSQFATGVTVITTRAASGQLIGITASSFNSVSLAPPLVLWSLATRSASMPVFQANSHYVVNVLATSQLDLCKRFATVKGNRFEGVSHAAGDSGMPVLDGALAWFECHNRSRYEEGDHVIFVGEVERCGVHEQAREIAPLVFQNGQFHGLKPL
- the msrA gene encoding peptide-methionine (S)-S-oxide reductase MsrA, whose amino-acid sequence is MSQASETATLGGGCFWCLEAVFLGVDGVNAVESGYAGGQADHPTYEQVCDGETGHAEVVKVDFDPSRISYREVLDIFFAIHDPTQVNRQGNDVGTQYRSAIFTHSDAQRETAQQAIREVAAEGIYDGQIVTQVLPLDGNYWPAEAYHQNYFAQHPDQGYCSFVVAPKVAKFRQKFAHRIKAG
- a CDS encoding DUF72 domain-containing protein: MEEGEHGADAQLLRANEGENEAPQLDLFGMPVAAPASDLPMASVRATTSPTGPSSREAASAFASSTLWHEEPTLSATPAPASPPADKPKRRARDVVAAIPSADVLAVADALPPQVHLGTSSWSFPGWSGIVYGDDYSNSKLSRDGLAAYGSHPLLRTVSIDRSFYAPLTLADYLRYARQVPDHFRFIVKAPQSVTDATVRAERGEPVSLNPCFLNAQIAIDDFVRPCLDGLGARAGALVFQFSPLPDEMLAEPAIFIDRLSAFLAALPRLPEGGACYAVEIRDACLLTPRFIRALRAAGVRYCVGIHARMPDPLRQAAALALLDGEPAGPLIVRWSLHGGFKYEQAKAKYDPFNRLVDEDPTTRTALAELAARYALAGWPVLIAANNKAEGSAPLTCVKLGEAIVEACTRLREESA